The following coding sequences are from one Dehalococcoidia bacterium window:
- a CDS encoding molecular chaperone TorD family protein encodes MMAAVSSASAQSLLHVARAYGLCARLLSREGGHRPRQVARLLLDELELLGWHRARDAAGDFIRALPRRARRYASWLATNAVPAYETSYREGAQASGGQMLTMADVAGFYRAFGFQVRGERPDYLGAQLEFLALLALKEANALLEGREEAAALCRQTRAEFAGRHVLPWLPAFEGRARGQGIACLAELARLARSLIESDLGG; translated from the coding sequence ATGATGGCAGCGGTGAGTAGCGCCAGCGCCCAGAGCCTGCTGCACGTGGCCCGAGCCTATGGCCTCTGCGCCCGCCTGCTGTCTCGCGAGGGCGGGCACCGGCCCCGACAGGTGGCGCGTCTCCTTTTAGATGAGCTGGAACTCCTGGGATGGCACCGGGCGCGGGACGCTGCCGGCGACTTCATAAGAGCCCTCCCCCGTAGAGCAAGGCGCTACGCCTCGTGGCTGGCTACCAACGCCGTCCCTGCCTACGAGACCAGCTACCGCGAGGGCGCCCAGGCCAGCGGCGGCCAGATGCTCACGATGGCCGACGTGGCCGGCTTCTATCGTGCTTTCGGGTTCCAGGTGCGGGGTGAGAGGCCCGATTACCTGGGGGCGCAGCTCGAGTTCCTGGCCCTGCTGGCCCTGAAGGAGGCCAACGCCCTGTTGGAGGGGCGCGAGGAGGCGGCGGCCCTGTGTCGGCAGACCAGGGCCGAGTTCGCCGGGAGGCACGTTTTGCCGTGGCTGCCGGCTTTCGAAGGGAGGGCGAGGGGGCAGGGCATCGCCTGTCTGGCAGAGCTGGCCCGGCTGGCTCGCTCCCTGATCGAATCGGACCTGGGCGGGTAA